In Mytilus trossulus isolate FHL-02 chromosome 6, PNRI_Mtr1.1.1.hap1, whole genome shotgun sequence, a single window of DNA contains:
- the LOC134721661 gene encoding rRNA 2'-O-methyltransferase fibrillarin-like gives MGFPAFSPRGGRGRGGGDRGGGRGGFRGGRGGGDRGGRGGGFRGGRGGGDRGGRGGGFRGGRGGRGGGRGGRGGFAGGKKVVVEPHRHEGVFIARGKEDSLVTLNLVPGETVYGEKKISVEEGEKKIEYRAWNPFRSKLAAAILGGVDNIHIKPGSKVLYLGAASGTTVSHVSDIVGPEGLVYAVEFSHRSGRDLINVAKKRTNIIPIIEDARHPHKYRMLVGMVDTIFADVAQPDQARIVAINAHNFLKNTGHIVISIKANCIDSTAEPEAVFAGELNKLKSEKIKPQEQLTLEPYERDHAVVVGMYRPPKK, from the exons ATGGGATTTCCAG CATTTTCACCAAGAGGAGGTCGTGGTAGAGGAGGCGGTGATCGAGGAGGTGGACGTGGTGGCTTCAGAGGAGGCAGAGGTGGTGGTGACAGGGGAGGACGAGGTGGTGGTTTTAGAGGTGGAAGAGGTGGTGGTGACCGAGGAGGACGTGGAGGTGGATTCAGAGGTGGTAGAGGAG GTAGAGGTGGAGGAAGAg GTGGCAGAGGAGGGTTTGCTGGTGGAAAGAAAGTTGTTGTAGAACCTCACAGACACGAAG GTGTATTTATTGCTAGAGGAAAAGAAGATTCATTGGTAACCTTGAATTTGGTTCCAGGTGAAACTGTATATGGAGAGAAGAAAATATCTGTAGAG GAGGGAGAGAAGAAGATTGAGTATAGAGCATGGAATCCTTTCAGATCTAAATTGGCAGCAGCCATATTGGGTGGAGTAGACAACATACACATAAAACCAGGGTCCAAAGTTTTATACCTCGGAGCAGCCTCTGGTACCACAGTTAGTCATGTCTCAGATATTGTAGGCCCA GAAGGTTTGGTTTATGCAGTAGAGTTTTCACACAGAAGTGGTAGAGATCTGATTAATGTGGCTAAAAAGAGAACAAATATCATACCTATCATAGAAGATGCTAGACACCCACATAAATATAGGATGTTGGTTG gTATGGTAGATACGATATTTGCTGATGTAGCACAGCCTGACCAAGCCAGAATCGTAGCCATCAATGCCCACAATTTCCTCAAAAATACTGGTCACATTGTTATTTCAATCAag gctAATTGTATTGACTCAACAGCTGAACCTGAAGCCGTATTTGCAGGAGAATTAAACAAGTTGAAGTCAGAGAAGATCAAACCACAGGAACAGTTAACGTTGGAGCCTTACGAGAGAGACCATGCTGTAGTGGTTGGAATGTACAG aCCTCCAAAGAAATGA